One region of Colius striatus isolate bColStr4 chromosome 26, bColStr4.1.hap1, whole genome shotgun sequence genomic DNA includes:
- the LOC133627867 gene encoding acrosin-like, with the protein MAPAARPKSAAGERDPALPQQFLTREGSGSPSSCCHPSLGLDSLPSSRGGLEQDTKFWGDRTTPASASDSASRARARAPTGHAGKPRPCPLRRTAPHGRTRTLDSPLVPHTESPTPSIHNQRLCDISPGAEVLWAAASCGRQLKASSSGLLRVVGGTNAAPGTWPWIVSLQRPWGKRTKHFCGGSLINPQWVLTAAHCFDKFRKIAKWRVVIGTTKLSQLGPEAQVRRIKRLLRHEAYWQATAENDIAVLELDQPIQCNEHVQLACLPQPDDVKLSELKNCQVAGWGSTVARSTEPEISDVLQEAKVHLIDTKLCNSSQWYTGAVHSYNLCAGYPQGGIDTCQGDSGGPLACQDSHADYYWVVGLTSWGKGCAREKQPGIYTSTRHFYNWILEHMGWHQEEAAAPPLSQPVSTSAPSQTPRPGATQPGSSTSCAFACRKALKFLSLLRGLLRFLMGRGA; encoded by the exons ATGGCTCCAGCAGCAAGGCCcaagtcagcagcaggagagagggacCCGGCCCTGCCGCAGCAATTCCTGACCCGGGAGGGCTCCGGGAGCCCTTCGAGCTGCTGtcacccctctctggggctggactcgctcccctcttcccgggggGGGTTGGAGCAGGACACGAAGTTTTGGGGTGACCGAACGACCCCCGCGAGCGCGAGCGACAGCGCGAGCAGGGCACGAGCGCGGGCTCCcacggggcacgctgggaagccgaggccctgccccctccgccgcacggCGCCTCacggcaggaccaggacg CTGGACTCCCCCTTGGTGCCCCACACGGAATCCCCCACGCCCAGCATCCATAACcagcggctctgtgacatcagccccggggccgaggtgctgtgggcagc GGCGAGCTGCGGGCGCCAGCTCAAGGCTTCTTCCTCTGGGCTGTTGCGCGTCGTGGGTGGCACAAATGCGGCTCCGGGGACCTGGCCCTGGATCGTCAGCCTCCAGCGCCCCTGGGGAAAACGCACcaagcatttctgtggagggtcCCTCATCAACCCACAGTGGGTGCTCACGGCAgcccactgctttgacaagttcag GAAAATCGCCAAGTGGCGCGTGGTGATCGGGACCACAAAGTTGTCTCAGCTGGGCCCCGAGGCCCAAGTGCGACGCATCAAGCGGCTGCTGCGTCACGAGGCCTACTGGCAGGCCACAGCTGAGAATGACATTGCTGTGCTGGAACTGGACCAGCCCATCCAGTGCAATGAGCACGTCCAGCTGGCCTGTTTGCCTCAACCCGATGACGTGAAGCTGTCGGAGCTGAAAAACTGCCAGGTGGCTGGTTGGGGATCCACAGTTGCACGAT ccacaGAACCAGAAATATCCgatgtgctgcaggaggccaaggttcACCTCATCGATACCAAGCtctgtaacagcagccagtggtacacaggggctgtgcacagctacaacctgtgtgccgggTACCCACAGGGTGGTATCGacacctgccag gGTGACAGTGGTGGTCCCCTCGCCTGCCAAGACAGCCACGCTGACTACTACTGGGTCGTTGGactgaccagctgggggaaaggctgtgcaagagaaaaacagccTGGCATCTACACCAGCACTCGGCACTTTTATAACTGGATCCTGGAGCACATGGGGTGGCACcaagaagaggcagcagctcctccactgTCACAGCCTGTGTCCACCTCAGCCCCCTCTCAGACACCAAGGCCAGGTGCAACACAACCAGGCAGCTCCACGTCCTGTGCCTTTGCATGCCGGAAGGCGTTGAAGTTCCTCAGTTTGCTGCGGGGGCTCCTGCGGTTCCTGATGGGAAGAGGGGCTtga